A single Penaeus chinensis breed Huanghai No. 1 chromosome 42, ASM1920278v2, whole genome shotgun sequence DNA region contains:
- the LOC125047776 gene encoding non-classical arabinogalactan protein 31-like, producing the protein MKEYEKDIRFEKTSYNSSYVFRPQVHTPIRPLVRTPIRPQVRAPTRPQVRPPTRPQVHQPTHPQAHTPTRPQVHPPTRPQVRTPTCPQIRPQVHPPSSPPAHPPPNPPTCPQIRPQTRKFTRPQIRPPIRPHAHLPSRIKILQDSESDSLDAARALRSFCCQKLCRVMVLSCNAAVESVT; encoded by the exons atgaaagaatatgaaaaagatataAGATTTGAGAAAACAAGTTAC AACTCGTCCTACGTGTTCCGCCCTCAAGTTCACACGCCCATTCGCCCGCTAGTCCGCACGCCCATCCGCCCTCAAGTCCGCGCGCCCACCCGCCCTCAAgtccgcccgcccacccgccctcaaGTCCACCAGCCCACCCACCCGCAAGCCCACACGCCCACTCGCCCTCAAGTCCACCCGCCCACTCGCCCTCAAGTCCGCACGCCTACCTGCCCTCAAATCCGCCCGCAAGTCCACCCGCCCTCAAgtccgcccgcccacccgcccccaAATCCGCCCACCTGCCCTCAAATCCGCCCGCAAACCCGCAAGTTCACCCGCCCGCAAATCCGCCCGCCcatccgcccacacgcccacctgCCCTCCCGGATTAAGATTTTGCAGGATTCTGAGTCAGATTCTCTAGACGCCGCGAGGGCTTTGCGGTCCTTTTGCTGTCAGAA GTTATGTCGGGTCATGGTGCTGT